A genomic window from Brassica oleracea var. oleracea cultivar TO1000 chromosome C8, BOL, whole genome shotgun sequence includes:
- the LOC106311926 gene encoding eukaryotic translation initiation factor 3 subunit H-like, with amino-acid sequence MATMARSFLQAISKDEAVAPPLRVVQIEGLAVLKIIKHCKEFAPTLVTGQLLGLDVGSVLEVTNCFPFPVRDDDEEIEADGANYQLEMMRCLREVNVDNNTVGWYQSTVLGSYQTVELIETFMNYQENIKRCVCIIYDPSKADLGVLALKALKLSDSFMELYRAGNFTGDKLREKNFSWMDIFEEIPIKVSNSALVSAFMTELETDAPVSQGDYDRLQSSTTPFLENNMEFLIKCMDDLSMEQQKFQYYYRNLSRQQAQQQAWLQKRRTENLARRSAGEEPLPEEDPSNPIFKPIPEPSRLESFLITNQVSNFCGQINGVAGQNFSRLYLTKALHEN; translated from the exons ATGGCAACCA TGGCTAGGTCTTTTTTGCAGGCGATATCGAAGGACGAGGCCGTGGCTCCTCCTCTCAGAGTTGTTCAGATCGAAGGACTG GCTGTGCTAAAGATAATCAAGCATTGCAAGGAGTTTGCACCGACGCTTGTCACAGGGCAGCTTCTTGGACTCGATGTTGGCAGTGTTCTTGAAGTCACCAATTGTTTTCCTTTCCCT GTGAGAGATGACGACGAAGAGATTGAAGCTGATGGTGCTAATTACCAGCTTGAAATGATGAGGTGTCTGAGGGAGGTTAATGTTGACAACAACACTGTTGGCTG GTATCAATCCACTGTTCTTGGGTCTTATCAGACTGTAGAGTTGATTGAGACCTTCATGAATTACCAG GAGAACATCAAGAGGTGTGTTTGCATCATCTATGATCCCTCTAAAGCTGACCTTGGCGTCTTAGCTTTGAAGGCTTTGAAGCTTTCAGATTCCTTTATGGAGTTGTACCGGGCTGGAAACTTTACAGGCGACAA GTTGAGAGAGAAAAACTTCTCCTGGATGGATATTTTTGAGGAAATTCCT ATCAAGGTTTCAAACTCTGCACTTGTCAGTGCCTTCATGACCGAACTGGAGACTGATGCACCTGTCTCACAG GGTGATTACGATCGTCTGCAGTCATCAACCACTCCTTTCCTCGAGAACAATATGGAGTTTCTGATTAAATGCATGGATGATTTATCTATGGAACAGCAAAAG TTCCAATACTACTACCGGAACCTGTCTCGCCAGCAAGCGCAGCAGCAAGCCTGGCTCCAGAAGAGGAG GACCGAGAATCTGGCGCGTAGATCAGCTGGGGAAGAGCCTCTACCAGAGGAGGATCCATCAAACCCAATCTTTAAGCCGATCCCTGAACCATCAAGGCTAGAGAGTTTCCTCATCACAAACCAAGTCTCAAACTTCTGTGGCCAAATCAATGG AGTGGCTGGCCAGAACTTCAGCAGGCTCTACCTCACCAAGGCGTTGCACGAGAACTGA